From a single Coriobacteriaceae bacterium genomic region:
- a CDS encoding WYL domain-containing protein, giving the protein MPARKLTSEQRLSRAIDIMEALYAAGETGMTRGDICSRFDITGAALDEIIDIISTLADRESGARIICERHGECIILTGDAGRVLPLRLSAAEGAVLNHELESMGIDSRAAERIRHALLPEELGYNQRVVDTVARGSHWQQLNCAIQDGVRCRITYRSMDDAQPRERLIDPLRITTHGDQTYLIAWDVEVDGQRSYRMDKIEDLALTDDSVEHHAPASVSLHESLSRAEQSAKLLMPLDMAERLDWAGIMSIEPNGADMATVTVRYGSEHWLFCQVIAAGGAIRILDDPASAKRLCDMAKSLTCPV; this is encoded by the coding sequence ATGACACGAGGGGATATCTGCAGCCGTTTTGATATCACGGGTGCGGCACTCGACGAAATTATCGATATCATCTCGACCCTCGCCGACCGTGAGTCGGGCGCACGCATCATCTGCGAACGCCACGGCGAGTGCATCATCCTGACAGGCGATGCGGGGCGCGTGCTACCTTTGCGCCTGAGTGCCGCCGAAGGCGCCGTACTCAACCACGAGCTCGAATCGATGGGGATCGACTCTCGGGCAGCGGAGCGCATCCGGCATGCCCTCCTACCCGAGGAGCTCGGCTACAACCAGCGCGTCGTCGACACCGTTGCCCGAGGATCGCACTGGCAACAGCTGAACTGCGCGATTCAAGACGGCGTTCGATGCCGCATCACCTACCGCTCGATGGACGACGCACAGCCGCGCGAGCGCCTCATCGACCCCTTGCGCATCACGACACATGGCGATCAAACCTACCTGATTGCCTGGGATGTCGAAGTTGATGGGCAGCGCTCCTACCGCATGGACAAAATCGAGGACCTTGCCCTCACCGACGATTCCGTGGAGCACCACGCGCCCGCTTCCGTGTCCCTCCACGAATCCCTTTCCCGGGCGGAGCAGAGCGCGAAACTCCTCATGCCGCTCGACATGGCGGAGCGCCTAGATTGGGCCGGCATCATGTCGATTGAGCCAAACGGGGCAGACATGGCAACGGTGACCGTGCGTTATGGGTCAGAGCACTGGCTGTTCTGTCAGGTAATCGCAGCGGGCGGAGCCATCCGCATACTGGATGACCCCGCCTCGGCAAAGCGTCTATGCGATATGGCGAAGAGCCTGACCTGCCCGGTTTAA